The Prochlorococcus marinus str. MIT 9301 genome window below encodes:
- a CDS encoding GNAT family N-acetyltransferase produces the protein MIFRKQGSSIKKSTSLSREQLIDIYGLNSYEFTQKNKEEIFICSKSKDLDLIELDQLLQTVGWSRRPIRRVKRALDFSILVVGLWRHDNKFPRLVGFARCTGDGILEATVWDVAINPVYQGLGLGKELMKYILKELKNIGISKVTLFADAEVVTFYKRQGWILEPRGTKCAFWYAN, from the coding sequence ATGATTTTTAGAAAACAAGGATCATCAATAAAAAAATCAACCAGTTTATCGAGAGAACAGCTGATAGATATTTATGGTTTAAATTCTTATGAATTTACTCAAAAAAATAAAGAAGAAATATTTATATGTAGTAAAAGTAAAGATTTAGATCTCATAGAACTAGATCAGCTTTTACAAACTGTTGGCTGGAGCAGAAGGCCTATTAGGAGAGTTAAAAGAGCTTTGGATTTTAGCATTTTGGTAGTTGGGTTATGGCGTCATGATAATAAATTTCCTAGGCTAGTAGGATTTGCAAGATGTACTGGGGATGGAATTCTAGAAGCAACAGTATGGGATGTAGCTATTAATCCTGTCTATCAAGGACTTGGACTGGGGAAAGAATTAATGAAATATATTTTGAAAGAATTAAAAAATATTGGTATTTCTAAAGTTACCCTTTTTGCTGATGCTGAAGTAGTAACATTCTACAAAAGACAGGGTTGGATATTAGAACCAAGAGGTACCAAATGTGCTTTCTGGTACGCAAATTAA
- a CDS encoding carboxysome peptide B produces MEIMKVLGRMVCTQRVAGLGHMNLRILENNKGKKLVAVDPVGAREGNWVFTSSGSAARFACPNPEVQTDLTIGGIIDYWEND; encoded by the coding sequence GTGGAAATTATGAAGGTATTAGGAAGGATGGTATGCACTCAAAGGGTCGCCGGCTTAGGTCACATGAATTTACGAATTTTAGAAAATAATAAAGGAAAGAAATTAGTTGCTGTTGATCCTGTTGGAGCTAGAGAAGGTAACTGGGTTTTTACCTCTAGTGGCTCCGCCGCTAGATTTGCATGCCCTAATCCAGAAGTTCAAACCGATTTAACAATTGGCGGTATTATTGATTATTGGGAGAATGACTAA
- a CDS encoding carboxysome shell carbonic anhydrase codes for MPLRGLAKAKNFTLGPTAPMKTFTENIHIQTKDSNNLRNSGKSHKLTNNIQNENLFRYESKIKSDFDEIVPTLKEIARIQHHEDFINKAQKISRKNLGIDLPLHVLDKSWVKPLDMRALYAWCAFKQHDKLSDNFFNNDPLEGAAGSRDAEDFEKFLLDCGIHLLDITPCSDGRLAHSVAYVMRIPFSSVRRRSHAGALFDIENTVNRWVKTEHKRYRENVPNEAHKDTRYLKVVTYHFSSVDPLHQGCAAHGSNDKLAAAEGRNKLYAFKEAVENSFCCGASVDLMLIGLDTDTDSLKIHLSTSDGGIDLEKTISTLEIYNSTINFSKEDAEREICQTISKQSSKDKLSGLEKFTYKLIVNNISQIDYVKSFHNGSYEDIGHAERFIGVGIGFKEVHLRNLTYFAHLDTVEEGAPDLDVGVKIFTGLNVSQDLPIPVVIRFDYSGKVPGAKERAINDCERVNNAISIRYKNLVDQGLLHTCSTIRDRDNIHSAQIIGMSLDKKTEEAH; via the coding sequence ATGCCTTTAAGAGGACTGGCTAAAGCCAAGAACTTCACATTGGGGCCAACCGCTCCAATGAAAACTTTTACTGAAAATATACATATACAAACTAAAGATTCAAATAATTTACGAAATTCTGGAAAGTCTCATAAATTAACCAATAATATTCAAAATGAAAATCTATTTAGGTATGAAAGCAAAATAAAAAGTGATTTTGACGAAATTGTTCCAACTCTCAAGGAAATTGCCCGAATTCAACATCACGAAGATTTTATAAATAAAGCTCAGAAAATATCAAGAAAAAATTTGGGAATAGATTTACCCCTCCATGTATTAGATAAATCTTGGGTTAAACCTCTTGATATGAGGGCTTTATATGCATGGTGTGCTTTCAAACAGCATGATAAACTTAGCGACAATTTTTTTAATAATGATCCACTTGAAGGTGCTGCTGGAAGTAGGGATGCGGAAGACTTTGAAAAATTTCTCTTAGATTGTGGAATACATTTACTTGATATAACTCCTTGTTCAGATGGAAGATTAGCTCATTCAGTTGCTTATGTAATGAGAATACCTTTTAGTTCAGTAAGAAGAAGATCTCATGCTGGAGCACTGTTTGATATTGAAAATACCGTTAATCGATGGGTAAAAACTGAACATAAAAGATATAGAGAGAATGTTCCTAATGAAGCTCATAAAGATACCAGGTACTTAAAAGTTGTAACTTATCATTTCAGTTCAGTAGATCCTTTGCATCAGGGATGCGCAGCTCATGGGAGTAATGACAAGTTAGCTGCAGCAGAAGGTAGAAATAAATTATATGCTTTCAAAGAGGCTGTAGAGAATAGCTTTTGCTGCGGAGCTTCTGTGGATTTAATGTTAATTGGACTTGATACAGACACTGATTCATTAAAAATACATTTATCAACTAGTGATGGCGGTATAGATTTAGAAAAAACCATTTCTACATTAGAAATTTATAATTCAACAATAAATTTTTCAAAAGAGGATGCAGAGAGAGAAATTTGCCAGACAATTTCTAAGCAATCTTCAAAAGATAAACTTAGTGGACTGGAAAAATTTACGTATAAATTAATTGTCAATAATATTTCTCAAATTGATTATGTTAAGAGTTTTCATAATGGTTCTTATGAAGATATTGGACATGCAGAGAGGTTTATTGGAGTAGGCATAGGTTTCAAAGAAGTACATCTCAGGAATTTAACTTATTTTGCTCATTTAGATACAGTCGAAGAAGGTGCTCCAGATTTAGATGTAGGAGTGAAGATTTTTACTGGATTAAATGTTTCTCAAGATCTACCTATTCCGGTAGTGATAAGATTTGATTACTCTGGAAAAGTTCCCGGAGCAAAAGAGAGGGCAATAAATGATTGTGAAAGAGTTAATAATGCGATATCAATTAGATATAAAAATTTAGTTGATCAAGGTTTGTTACATACTTGCTCTACTATTAGAGATAGGGACAACATTCATTCCGCCCAAATTATTGGAATGTCTTTAGATAAAAAAACAGAGGAGGCTCACTAA
- a CDS encoding DUF3136 domain-containing protein has product MSAAKLNIDELEAGYPLFCKALRLLILKGNSVKDIEKTVCWSHLETLNRCLPGRYKAPTYLMALIKRDIAKPNNY; this is encoded by the coding sequence ATGTCAGCAGCAAAGCTTAATATAGATGAACTAGAAGCAGGTTATCCTTTATTTTGCAAAGCTCTTAGACTGTTAATTTTAAAAGGAAACTCAGTTAAAGATATTGAAAAGACAGTGTGTTGGAGTCATCTTGAAACTTTAAATAGATGTTTACCTGGTAGATATAAAGCACCAACATATTTAATGGCTTTAATCAAAAGAGATATTGCAAAGCCAAATAATTATTAA
- the gloB gene encoding hydroxyacylglutathione hydrolase, whose protein sequence is MEFNKAQNIIGLRVLNDNVIWLWVKDKSVVVIDPSVHEPVIRYIDENNLHLKAILQTHHHSDHIGGTKPLIERWQNVKVIASSKEKKRIPFQNVSVEDGETLNILGEEVKIIEVLGHTSSHIAFFLNGENPVLFIGDTLFSGGCGRIFEGTYQQMYSSLERIKSLPKDTLIYCAHEYTKSNILWALNLKPKDQDLKNKLSEVEKKLSLNKLTIPFLLDEEMKINLFLRAKNLEEFTFLRANKDLWV, encoded by the coding sequence ATGGAATTTAATAAAGCTCAAAATATAATCGGACTAAGAGTTTTAAATGATAATGTTATTTGGTTATGGGTAAAAGATAAATCAGTTGTAGTTATAGATCCATCAGTACACGAACCAGTAATTAGATATATAGATGAAAACAATTTACACTTAAAAGCTATTTTACAAACTCATCATCATTCAGACCATATTGGAGGGACTAAGCCTCTTATTGAAAGATGGCAAAATGTAAAGGTGATTGCTTCCTCCAAAGAAAAAAAGCGAATCCCTTTTCAAAATGTATCTGTAGAAGATGGAGAAACTTTGAATATTTTAGGTGAAGAAGTAAAAATAATTGAAGTATTAGGACATACAAGCTCACATATTGCCTTCTTTTTGAATGGGGAGAACCCTGTTCTTTTTATTGGTGACACATTATTTTCTGGCGGCTGTGGCAGAATTTTTGAGGGAACTTATCAACAAATGTATTCTTCACTAGAAAGAATCAAATCTTTACCAAAAGATACTCTCATATATTGTGCACATGAATATACAAAGTCAAATATATTGTGGGCGTTGAATCTCAAGCCAAAAGATCAAGATTTAAAGAATAAACTTTCGGAAGTTGAAAAAAAACTTTCTCTTAATAAATTGACAATTCCATTTTTACTTGATGAAGAGATGAAAATAAACCTGTTCTTAAGAGCAAAAAATTTAGAAGAATTTACTTTTTTAAGAGCAAATAAAGATTTATGGGTTTAA
- a CDS encoding ribulose bisphosphate carboxylase small subunit: MPFQSTVSDYQTVATLETFGFLPPMTQEEIYDQIAYIIAQGWSPVIEHVHPSGCMQTYWSYWKLPFFGEKDLNLIVSELEACHRAYPDHHVRIIGYDAYTQSQGTAFVVFQGR, from the coding sequence ATGCCTTTCCAGAGCACAGTAAGCGACTATCAAACAGTTGCAACCCTGGAAACATTCGGTTTCTTACCACCGATGACCCAGGAAGAAATATATGACCAAATTGCGTACATAATTGCTCAAGGTTGGAGTCCAGTTATTGAGCATGTTCATCCAAGTGGATGTATGCAAACTTATTGGTCTTATTGGAAACTCCCATTCTTTGGGGAAAAAGATCTTAACTTGATCGTGAGCGAATTAGAGGCATGTCATAGAGCATACCCTGATCATCATGTAAGAATCATCGGATACGATGCTTACACTCAAAGTCAAGGAACAGCTTTTGTAGTTTTCCAAGGACGTTAA
- a CDS encoding TIGR04283 family arsenosugar biosynthesis glycosyltransferase, translating into MFKISIIIPTINEANNLPLLLSDLLTTYKEGEIIIVDCGSEDRTIDVANIYGAKVYRSNEKNRGLQLDIGAKNAKGEWLIFLHADTRLTHDWFRKINSVLKGDKNYIYYFKFKINHKKMIFRVLEILVNLRSKFFKQPYGDQGLIIHKTNYFKNNGFRKIPLMEDVDFLRRLKNKKDLKQLNLPIFISSRKWERTNIFLQALRNWNLRRRWLKGESIKSIYSDYYKNN; encoded by the coding sequence TTGTTTAAAATCTCAATTATTATCCCAACTATCAATGAAGCTAATAATTTACCATTATTACTTTCAGACTTGTTGACTACGTATAAAGAGGGAGAAATTATTATTGTTGACTGTGGTAGTGAAGATAGAACAATTGATGTGGCGAACATATATGGGGCGAAAGTATATCGATCAAATGAAAAAAATCGAGGTTTACAACTAGATATTGGTGCTAAGAATGCAAAAGGAGAGTGGCTCATATTTTTACATGCCGATACAAGATTAACTCATGATTGGTTTAGAAAAATAAATTCAGTTTTAAAGGGAGACAAGAATTATATTTACTATTTTAAATTTAAAATTAATCATAAAAAGATGATTTTTAGAGTCCTCGAAATTCTTGTAAATTTAAGAAGTAAATTTTTCAAACAACCTTATGGCGATCAAGGTTTAATTATTCATAAAACTAATTATTTTAAGAATAATGGTTTTAGAAAGATACCCTTAATGGAAGACGTAGATTTTTTAAGAAGATTAAAAAATAAAAAAGATTTAAAACAATTAAATTTACCAATCTTTATAAGTTCAAGGAAATGGGAAAGAACAAATATTTTTCTGCAAGCACTTAGGAACTGGAACTTAAGAAGAAGATGGTTAAAGGGCGAATCGATAAAATCTATATATTCTGACTACTACAAAAATAATTAA
- the hisG gene encoding ATP phosphoribosyltransferase codes for MFTIALPKGALLKDSISTFKRAGLDFSDALEKNNRSLTFESNCKRAKALLVRNGDVPVYVSYGQADLGIVGYDVLRESELKVAKLLDLGFGGCHMSLAVKKNSNYLKPTDLPANCKVASKFIKTARFYFEELNIPVEIVHLTGSVELGPITGMAEAIVDLVATGKTLKENGLIKIDDLFYSTARLIGNPLSMRLDDNHLRDTILSIESTNDT; via the coding sequence ATGTTTACTATAGCTTTACCAAAAGGAGCTCTGTTAAAAGATTCAATTTCAACTTTTAAAAGAGCTGGGTTAGATTTCTCTGATGCATTGGAGAAAAATAATAGATCATTAACTTTCGAATCAAATTGCAAACGGGCTAAAGCTTTATTGGTAAGGAATGGAGATGTTCCTGTTTATGTAAGTTATGGCCAAGCTGATTTGGGTATTGTTGGGTATGACGTTTTACGAGAATCTGAATTAAAAGTTGCAAAGTTATTAGATTTAGGATTTGGAGGCTGTCATATGTCGTTGGCAGTTAAGAAAAATAGCAATTATTTAAAACCAACTGATCTCCCAGCGAATTGTAAAGTAGCAAGTAAATTTATAAAGACAGCAAGATTTTATTTTGAAGAATTAAATATTCCTGTAGAAATTGTTCATTTGACAGGATCCGTGGAGCTTGGTCCTATTACAGGTATGGCAGAGGCAATAGTTGATTTGGTGGCAACCGGAAAGACTCTTAAAGAGAATGGTTTAATTAAAATAGATGATCTTTTCTACTCGACTGCGAGACTAATAGGAAACCCTTTATCTATGAGGTTAGATGATAATCATCTCAGAGATACGATTTTATCAATAGAATCTACTAACGATACATAA
- the csoS2 gene encoding carboxysome assembly protein CsoS2, which yields MSKKTSREIALERRKAMSDSGKKAAAYSSTTKDRVRSSQDINISGTQSSPNNHNISKPATKHIPKTQVNRNSSTSLSSKELVIERRKAMSTHGKSAITSSDRTRTDVKKESPVNIVNSTINKNQESQDSTSTGSKSLKPSVKRRINQKRKPITNTSRDIVLARREAQSKHGKSATKQNTSAASLARRGDPDLSSREISQRVRELRSKTGATGKKGNGKCRPCGPNKNGSKQNIADASWKVGKSETDSGQIVTGTQANRSVKTTGNEASTCRTVTGTQYMGAEVVDQFCQDRPSYKQPLRSTVTATTSGNKVTGNEVGRSDRVTGDEPGTCKNLTGTEYVSSNQSQKYCGDVPKNPSKVKHSTTTDGLKVSGSLPGRSTLVTGDESGSGHQLTGDQYLGSEPNPKGKAFEKVGSYNTLNGSNVTGTGVGRSDHMTGNEHGSCKNVTGDEYIGSQQYEKFCGSKPKPEARKVGLSLSSKSNLISGTMTGRSEIVTGDEPGSCKVLTGTPYAGLDQIKENCNTETSEDMKSRATVNSGNNSNARLTGQQPGIGGVMTGAKKGACKNLTGTPYVGGDQFSQACDNPPNDTAYANPEKSAGNTWNEFSVKSPSRDKYSEKNTQGVTGNEYENGSKVTGPFDMAVDKVTGTEKFRFEPNKNITYKQKMEIEEADRAAKTPEKRVASRITGEGQSVGNVTGDDWDRGDKVTGTEGASSRKRNPSRAGFMSAMPPMEIKRNEETEKPDFLITGSSGNTREGQLVTFSGGARG from the coding sequence ATGTCAAAAAAAACCAGTAGAGAGATTGCACTTGAAAGAAGAAAGGCGATGAGTGATAGCGGTAAAAAAGCTGCTGCTTATTCTTCAACTACCAAAGATAGAGTTAGATCTTCTCAAGATATAAATATTTCTGGGACTCAGTCTTCTCCTAATAATCATAATATTTCAAAACCAGCTACAAAACATATTCCAAAAACTCAAGTAAACAGAAATTCTTCAACAAGTTTATCTAGTAAAGAGTTAGTAATAGAGAGAAGAAAAGCAATGTCTACCCATGGAAAATCAGCTATAACTTCATCCGATAGAACACGTACTGATGTTAAAAAAGAAAGTCCTGTAAACATAGTTAATTCAACTATAAATAAAAATCAAGAAAGTCAGGATTCAACTAGTACAGGATCTAAGTCCCTCAAACCCAGCGTTAAGAGAAGAATTAATCAGAAGAGAAAGCCTATTACTAATACAAGTAGAGATATTGTTTTAGCGAGAAGAGAAGCTCAATCTAAGCATGGTAAATCAGCAACTAAACAAAATACCAGTGCCGCTTCTTTGGCTAGAAGGGGTGATCCAGATTTAAGTAGTAGAGAAATTTCTCAAAGAGTGAGAGAGTTAAGAAGTAAAACTGGTGCTACAGGCAAAAAAGGTAATGGTAAATGTAGACCATGTGGTCCAAATAAAAATGGCTCCAAACAAAATATTGCAGATGCTAGCTGGAAAGTTGGTAAAAGTGAAACTGATTCAGGTCAAATAGTGACTGGAACACAAGCCAATAGATCTGTAAAAACTACAGGTAATGAAGCAAGTACATGTAGAACAGTTACAGGCACCCAATACATGGGAGCGGAAGTTGTTGATCAATTTTGTCAAGATAGACCAAGTTATAAACAACCACTTAGATCTACTGTTACTGCAACAACATCAGGGAATAAAGTGACTGGGAATGAAGTTGGTAGATCTGATAGGGTCACAGGCGATGAGCCAGGGACTTGTAAAAACCTTACAGGTACTGAATATGTATCTTCTAATCAATCACAGAAGTATTGTGGTGATGTTCCAAAAAATCCTTCAAAGGTTAAACACAGTACTACAACCGATGGATTAAAAGTATCTGGATCACTTCCTGGTAGATCAACCTTAGTTACTGGAGATGAATCAGGTTCTGGACATCAGTTAACTGGAGATCAATATCTTGGTTCTGAGCCAAATCCAAAAGGCAAAGCATTTGAAAAAGTAGGTAGCTACAACACTCTTAATGGGAGTAATGTAACTGGTACAGGGGTTGGAAGATCAGACCATATGACAGGCAATGAACATGGGAGTTGTAAGAATGTAACCGGCGATGAGTATATAGGATCTCAACAATACGAGAAGTTTTGCGGTTCAAAACCAAAACCAGAAGCTAGAAAAGTAGGTTTAAGCCTTTCTTCAAAGTCAAATTTAATAAGCGGCACTATGACGGGAAGATCAGAAATAGTAACTGGAGATGAACCAGGTTCATGCAAAGTGTTAACAGGAACACCATACGCAGGCTTAGATCAGATTAAAGAGAATTGTAATACTGAAACTTCTGAAGATATGAAATCAAGAGCAACAGTTAATTCTGGAAATAATTCAAATGCCAGACTTACAGGACAACAACCAGGAATTGGCGGAGTAATGACAGGTGCTAAGAAAGGTGCTTGTAAAAACCTAACAGGGACTCCTTATGTTGGTGGAGATCAGTTCTCACAAGCTTGTGATAATCCTCCAAATGATACTGCTTATGCTAATCCGGAAAAATCAGCAGGTAACACTTGGAACGAATTCTCTGTTAAATCACCATCAAGAGATAAATATTCTGAAAAAAATACTCAAGGTGTTACTGGCAATGAATATGAAAATGGTTCAAAGGTAACAGGACCTTTTGATATGGCAGTTGATAAGGTCACTGGTACTGAAAAATTTAGATTTGAACCGAATAAAAATATTACTTATAAACAAAAAATGGAAATTGAAGAGGCAGACCGTGCTGCAAAGACACCAGAAAAAAGAGTCGCATCAAGGATTACTGGTGAAGGACAATCAGTGGGAAACGTAACTGGTGATGATTGGGATCGCGGTGATAAGGTCACAGGCACAGAGGGAGCTTCTTCTAGGAAGCGAAATCCATCAAGAGCAGGATTCATGAGTGCAATGCCCCCTATGGAAATAAAAAGAAATGAGGAAACAGAAAAACCAGATTTCTTGATAACCGGATCTAGTGGTAATACTCGTGAGGGACAACTTGTTACCTTTTCAGGTGGTGCAAGAGGTTAA
- a CDS encoding carboxysome peptide A, with translation MLICKVVKPLVSTNRIPGFEHKHLQVVLDGSSNKVAVDAVGCKPGDWVICVGSSAAREAAGSKSYPSDLTIVGIIDHWDPDKS, from the coding sequence ATGTTAATTTGCAAGGTTGTAAAACCACTTGTCTCAACCAATAGGATTCCTGGTTTTGAACATAAACATCTGCAGGTTGTATTAGATGGATCTTCTAATAAAGTTGCAGTTGATGCTGTTGGCTGTAAGCCAGGAGATTGGGTTATTTGTGTTGGAAGTTCTGCTGCTAGGGAAGCAGCGGGAAGTAAATCTTATCCAAGCGATTTAACGATTGTTGGAATAATTGATCATTGGGATCCTGACAAGTCTTAA
- a CDS encoding ABC transporter ATP-binding protein, whose product MFSDFRRIKKLGKYLTKDKKTIYLILIVLLPVSFSGAIQPLLVGQAITILKNETTDVWLSKTFFGQSINAIILTLFITVIFRLVLQGYQTYNIQAVGQRLTARIRRELFDHSISLSLRYHDKMPVGKLLTRLTNDVDALAEVFGSGAVGVIADFVSLIVISLTMLSIDRGLAILLLLTQIPVSYFIIWLQKRYRKANYQVREELSQLNSDFQENLQGLEVVQMFRREAFNSKKFSNTGVAYKKAVNGTIFYDSSISAFIEWISLAAVSLVLAVGGYLVTSGNIGLGTLTTFILYSQRLFEPLRQLAERFTQIQGGLTAVERINELLDEEIQIQDSISARNFAKDAQTANKKFTGKIEFKNVNFSYKEGEHILKNLSFLINPGEHVAFVGPTGSGKTTIIRLLCRLYEPQSGQILIDDINIKDIPIATLRNMLGVVLQDTFIFSGNVADNLKLNANIDNLELENLCKELGLTGLLKKLPEGLNTFLRERGGNLSSGERQLLSVARVAIRNPVILIMDEATAFMDPSTEATLQKDLERILTKRTALVIAHRLATIESSDKILVLKGGSLIEEGTHIELRKKKGLYFQLSELQEKGFANF is encoded by the coding sequence ATGTTTAGTGATTTTAGAAGGATTAAAAAGTTAGGTAAATATTTAACTAAAGATAAAAAAACAATCTATCTAATCTTGATAGTATTGTTACCTGTTTCTTTCTCTGGAGCTATACAACCGTTATTAGTTGGTCAAGCGATTACCATTCTCAAAAATGAAACTACAGATGTATGGCTAAGTAAAACTTTTTTTGGGCAGTCAATTAATGCCATAATCCTAACTTTATTTATAACTGTTATTTTTAGGTTGGTTTTGCAAGGATACCAAACCTACAATATCCAAGCCGTGGGTCAACGTTTGACAGCAAGGATAAGAAGAGAACTTTTTGATCATTCAATATCTTTATCCCTTAGGTATCACGATAAAATGCCTGTAGGGAAATTATTAACGAGATTAACAAATGATGTTGATGCTTTGGCTGAGGTTTTTGGTAGTGGGGCAGTTGGAGTTATTGCTGACTTTGTAAGTCTTATAGTAATTTCTTTGACAATGCTTTCAATTGATAGAGGGCTTGCCATTTTACTATTGTTAACTCAGATTCCTGTTTCATATTTCATTATTTGGCTTCAAAAACGCTACAGAAAGGCCAATTATCAAGTGAGAGAAGAGTTATCTCAACTCAACTCTGATTTTCAAGAGAATCTTCAAGGTCTAGAAGTCGTTCAGATGTTTAGGAGAGAGGCTTTTAATAGTAAGAAATTTTCTAATACAGGAGTTGCTTACAAGAAAGCAGTAAATGGAACTATATTTTATGACAGTAGCATTTCAGCATTTATAGAGTGGATTTCTCTTGCCGCAGTTTCCTTGGTTTTAGCAGTTGGAGGGTATCTTGTTACTTCTGGAAATATTGGTTTAGGGACATTAACTACTTTCATTTTATATTCTCAAAGGCTCTTTGAACCTTTAAGACAACTTGCAGAGAGATTTACTCAGATTCAAGGAGGCCTTACAGCTGTTGAGAGAATAAATGAGTTATTGGATGAAGAAATTCAGATTCAAGACTCTATTTCTGCAAGAAATTTTGCAAAAGATGCTCAAACTGCCAATAAGAAATTTACGGGTAAGATTGAATTCAAGAATGTTAATTTCTCCTACAAAGAGGGAGAGCACATACTAAAGAATTTATCTTTTTTGATCAATCCTGGAGAGCATGTGGCTTTCGTAGGGCCAACTGGTTCTGGTAAAACAACCATAATTAGATTGTTGTGTAGATTGTATGAACCTCAATCGGGTCAAATTTTAATCGATGATATAAATATTAAAGATATTCCTATCGCAACACTAAGAAACATGTTGGGAGTTGTTCTACAAGATACTTTCATCTTTAGTGGAAATGTTGCTGATAATTTGAAACTAAATGCGAATATAGATAATCTTGAATTAGAAAATCTTTGTAAAGAATTAGGATTAACGGGTTTATTAAAAAAATTGCCAGAGGGTTTGAACACTTTTCTTAGAGAAAGAGGAGGAAATCTTTCCTCAGGAGAAAGACAACTTCTCTCAGTAGCTCGAGTAGCGATTAGAAATCCTGTTATTTTAATAATGGACGAAGCTACAGCGTTTATGGATCCATCTACAGAAGCCACTTTGCAAAAAGATCTTGAAAGGATTCTTACAAAAAGAACAGCACTAGTAATAGCTCACAGACTCGCGACTATTGAAAGTTCTGATAAGATTTTAGTCTTAAAAGGAGGATCATTAATCGAAGAGGGAACTCATATTGAATTGAGAAAGAAAAAGGGTTTATATTTTCAGCTTTCTGAGCTTCAAGAAAAAGGATTTGCGAATTTTTAA
- a CDS encoding Rid family detoxifying hydrolase, whose protein sequence is MAPKQVIKTSNAPDPVGPYNQAIKAGDFIYCSGQIAIDPAVNEITCLGDIEKETFQVLKNLAEVLKAGGAKIDDVIKTTIYLTDLSNFQIVNKVYSDFFNIENPPARACVEVSSLPKGVLVEIDCIAFLD, encoded by the coding sequence ATGGCTCCCAAACAAGTAATTAAAACATCAAATGCTCCAGATCCAGTAGGACCTTATAATCAAGCAATAAAAGCTGGGGATTTTATCTATTGTTCTGGTCAAATTGCTATAGACCCAGCTGTAAATGAAATAACATGTTTAGGTGATATAGAGAAGGAAACTTTTCAAGTTTTAAAAAATCTCGCAGAAGTTCTTAAAGCTGGTGGAGCCAAAATAGATGATGTAATAAAGACAACTATTTACTTAACGGACTTAAGTAATTTTCAAATTGTCAATAAAGTATATAGTGATTTTTTTAATATTGAGAATCCTCCAGCAAGGGCCTGTGTGGAAGTTTCATCCCTACCAAAAGGAGTTTTAGTTGAAATAGATTGCATCGCATTTCTAGATTAA
- a CDS encoding 4a-hydroxytetrahydrobiopterin dehydratase has product MWNKRESPLRIEKRFQFDQYSKISKFMGEIEKLCKERDIYPNISFGKNFVSLSIFLENKEISEKEKNFSMYIDKLYLED; this is encoded by the coding sequence ATGTGGAATAAAAGAGAATCACCTTTGAGGATTGAAAAAAGATTTCAATTTGATCAATACTCCAAAATTAGTAAATTCATGGGGGAAATTGAGAAATTATGTAAAGAAAGGGATATCTATCCAAATATCAGCTTCGGTAAGAATTTTGTAAGTCTTTCAATATTTTTAGAAAATAAAGAAATATCAGAAAAGGAAAAAAACTTTTCAATGTATATTGATAAATTATATTTAGAAGATTAG